A genomic segment from Daphnia carinata strain CSIRO-1 chromosome 1, CSIRO_AGI_Dcar_HiC_V3, whole genome shotgun sequence encodes:
- the LOC130691009 gene encoding serine/threonine-protein kinase 17B-like, translating into MSSIPGLLTLCPSRAELLVAREPLHQLYTVEKQPFARGKFAAVKRCQNILNGEQFADKVIRKRRRGGGPTPESLHEAAILDLCRSCPHIVQLVQLYDTPLETILILQLATGGELQSVLDRDEIPEEKHVVRLLRQVLGGLLFLHDFDIAHLDLKPQNLLLTGPFPECDIKLCDFGLARHIARGVDMREIMGTPDYVAPEILNYEPISLATDMWSVGVLAYVLLTGCTPFGGETKQETFCNITRCQLDFPDELFQDVSPTAIEFISNLLTHDPSTRLTAQCCLHHPWLNIGPTAEKIPSFLPSEDSSARSCNNIPFPDDEDLEDRQKRAVSAFHNPFVCGVGGQTTPKIGVACAANAVPLVTESSKLVVIPKRIGTAPTKNSLTQYAIFRF; encoded by the exons GGGCAAATTTGCTGCTGTGAAGCGATGTCAAAATATTTTGAACGGAGAACAATTTGCTGACAAAGTGATCCGCAAAAGACGTCGAGGTGGCGGTCCTACACCGGAATCGTTGCATGAAGCAGCAATTTTGGACTTGTGTCGCTCGTGTCCGCACATCGTTCAACTAGTACAATTGTACGATACACCTTTGGAAACTATCCTCATTTTGCAACT agCTACTGGTGGGGAGCTGCAAAGTGTGCTAGATCGCGATGAAATACCGGAAGAAAAACACGTTGTCCGTCTTCTACGCCAAGTTTTGGGGGGTTTACTATTCCTTCATGACTTTGACATAGCACACTTAGATTTGAAG CCTCAAAATTTGCTATTAACGGGACCGTTCCCCGAGTGTGATATTAAGCTGTGTGACTTCGGTTTAGCAAGGCATATCGCTCGTGGGGTGGATATGCGCGAAATTATGGGAACTCCTGATTATGTTG CACCGGAAATATTGAACTATGAGCCCATCAGCCTAGCAACAGACATGTG GTCGGTCGGTGTTCTAGCATATGTATTGCTCACCGGTTGTACACCGTTTGGAGGAGAGACCAAACAGGAAACCTTTTGTAATATCACTCGCTGCCAACTGGACTTCCCTGACGAACTTTTCCAGGATGTTTCACCAACAGCCATCGAATTTATTTCTAACCTGCTTACCCACGATCCCAG taCTCGGCTGACTGCTCAATGTTGCCTTCATCACCCGTGGTTAAATATCGGCCCCACCGCCGAAAAAATCCCGTCCTTCTTGCCGTCTGAAGATTCTTCCGCACGCTCTTGCAATAACATTCCGTTTCCCGATGACGAGGATCTCGAAGACCGTCAGAAGCGCGCGGTTAGCGCATTCCACAACCCGTTTGTTTGTGGTGTTGGTGGTCAGACAACTCCCAAAATAGGGGTCGCTTGTGCTGCAAATGCGGTGCCTTTGGTTACGGAGTCTTCAAAGCTAGTCGTTATTCCTAAACGGATTGGTACAGCACCCACCAAAAATAGTTTAACACAATATgcaatttttcgtttttga